A window of the Chloroflexus sp. Y-396-1 genome harbors these coding sequences:
- a CDS encoding HD domain-containing phosphohydrolase, producing MAVWEKQPQRFLEIIQRANQIAASTQLDDLLDHLLDLIIEITASEAGTLYLYDAATDELIFKVVKGSPAGETLIGRRLPANTGLAGYALQHRQPFFVEDVANHPRWNRSFGEMGELTLHTMFCIPLMLRGEPVGVVQVFNLPFTSIDDQDEILLLEVLTSRLVTEIEKARLLEETRRRERRQHALVEIVSRLTTTLERDELLRRIMNYACELLAVEAASIWLIDQKRNDLVLHIAGGKDQERVESLRVPRGQGIIGYVIETGETVVVNDVQRDHRFYKRLDQQSGFQTRAILCVPLRAPRIVLGGERGEVEGRIIGGAQALNPRNGQPFSAEDITLFQTLASQAATVIRLAELYRETDSLFTRMIEAITGAIDLKDPYTRGHSQRVSDFSVAIGQELGLSHEQLYQLRIASKLHDVGKIRVPDHILKKPGRLSEEEFVEMRQHPVYGLEFLRDNGLLELDLLRESWTALAQHHERLDGRGYPFGLKGEDISLFGRIVAVADVFDALTSHRPYRPPMPTEEALALLQRGAGTEFDPLCVEALIRARSRGTILTQDEREKVATA from the coding sequence ATGGCGGTCTGGGAAAAGCAGCCACAAAGGTTTCTCGAGATCATCCAACGTGCTAATCAGATTGCTGCCAGCACTCAGCTCGATGACCTGCTTGATCATCTCCTTGATCTGATTATCGAGATTACCGCTTCAGAAGCCGGTACACTCTACCTGTACGACGCTGCCACCGATGAATTGATTTTCAAAGTGGTCAAAGGTAGTCCGGCTGGAGAAACACTTATCGGACGCCGATTACCGGCAAACACTGGTCTCGCCGGTTATGCTCTGCAACACCGCCAGCCTTTTTTTGTGGAAGATGTTGCCAACCACCCGCGCTGGAACCGCTCATTCGGCGAAATGGGTGAGTTGACGTTGCACACAATGTTCTGTATTCCGCTGATGTTACGCGGCGAGCCGGTAGGTGTCGTACAGGTCTTCAATTTACCGTTCACATCGATAGATGATCAGGATGAGATACTCTTGCTTGAGGTGCTGACTTCACGGCTGGTCACTGAAATTGAGAAGGCACGTTTACTGGAAGAGACTCGCCGGCGTGAACGCCGCCAGCATGCATTGGTTGAGATCGTATCGCGGTTGACGACCACTCTTGAGCGCGATGAACTGTTGCGCCGAATTATGAACTACGCCTGTGAATTGTTGGCAGTTGAGGCTGCATCGATCTGGTTGATTGACCAAAAACGCAATGATCTGGTATTACACATTGCTGGTGGTAAAGATCAAGAGCGAGTGGAATCGTTGCGCGTTCCGCGTGGTCAGGGCATTATTGGGTATGTCATCGAAACCGGTGAAACCGTCGTAGTAAACGATGTGCAGCGTGACCATCGTTTTTACAAACGTCTCGACCAGCAGAGTGGTTTTCAGACCCGGGCTATTCTGTGTGTTCCGCTCCGTGCTCCCCGGATCGTGCTCGGTGGTGAACGTGGTGAAGTAGAGGGTAGGATCATTGGCGGAGCGCAAGCACTTAATCCACGAAACGGCCAACCTTTTTCAGCAGAAGATATAACCCTCTTCCAAACCCTTGCCTCGCAGGCGGCGACGGTGATTCGCCTGGCCGAACTGTACAGAGAGACCGATAGTCTGTTCACCCGTATGATCGAAGCCATTACCGGCGCCATCGACTTAAAAGACCCCTACACCCGTGGTCATAGTCAGCGAGTAAGCGATTTTTCAGTTGCTATTGGTCAGGAATTAGGACTCTCGCACGAACAACTCTATCAACTACGAATCGCAAGTAAACTACACGACGTGGGAAAAATTCGGGTACCCGACCATATTCTCAAGAAACCCGGTCGGCTTAGCGAAGAAGAATTTGTCGAGATGCGACAACACCCGGTTTATGGGCTTGAATTTCTGCGTGATAATGGTTTGCTAGAACTTGATCTGTTGCGCGAATCTTGGACGGCACTGGCTCAGCATCACGAGCGGCTCGATGGGCGTGGCTATCCGTTTGGGCTTAAGGGTGAAGACATCTCGCTCTTCGGGCGTATCGTTGCCGTGGCCGATGTCTTTGATGCCCTCACCAGCCACCGGCCTTATCGACCACCAATGCCTACCGAAGAGGCGCTGGCGCTCTTACAACGAGGAGCCGGTACTGAGTTCGATCCACTCTGCGTCGAAGCGTTGATCAGGGCACGCAGCAGAGGAACTATTCTTACCCAGGATGAACGTGAAAAAGTAGCGACAGCCTAG
- a CDS encoding DUF6483 family protein, protein MYRDDYILRLIAQFGAIIRHILGLYRAGHSPLVRIAIDNAYRDRLGVGSDQVARMSDRQLLALLRFHNQTEDWWSEGAYLAALLAVEARVLADDNDSESAAERALLALQLVIECALAAPAPLPDYTPHYADLLLLLQDYDLPMSTLAALFSFCEQAGDLARSENIIHELLVRDPDGWWAAARAFYLRLQACSDEVLTAASLSREEVIAGLAELNGRG, encoded by the coding sequence ATGTACCGCGACGACTACATTCTACGGTTGATTGCCCAGTTTGGTGCGATCATTCGCCACATCCTTGGTCTTTACCGCGCAGGTCATTCACCACTGGTGCGGATTGCCATCGATAACGCTTACCGTGACCGACTGGGCGTAGGGAGCGACCAGGTCGCTAGAATGAGCGATCGGCAGTTGCTGGCGCTACTCCGTTTCCACAATCAGACTGAAGACTGGTGGAGTGAGGGAGCATATCTTGCGGCACTCCTCGCTGTTGAGGCACGTGTACTAGCCGATGATAATGACTCAGAGTCAGCGGCAGAACGGGCACTGCTGGCGTTACAACTGGTGATTGAGTGTGCGTTGGCTGCACCGGCTCCGTTGCCCGATTATACGCCACATTATGCCGATCTCCTGCTGCTGCTGCAAGATTACGATCTGCCTATGTCAACGCTGGCGGCACTCTTTTCGTTTTGTGAGCAAGCAGGTGATCTGGCGCGGAGCGAAAACATCATTCACGAATTACTGGTGCGTGATCCCGACGGTTGGTGGGCAGCAGCTCGTGCGTTTTACCTACGGCTACAAGCCTGTAGTGATGAGGTATTAACAGCAGCCAGTTTATCGCGTGAAGAGGTGATAGCCGGTTTAGCAGAACTTAACGGGCGTGGATAA
- a CDS encoding aminodeoxychorismate/anthranilate synthase component II — MRVLLIDNYDSFTYNLYQYLCELGAEVEVVRNDQITVTEVAQRHPDRIVISPGPCTPAEAGISVEVIRRLGSHIPILGVCLGHQAIGAAYGGTVVRAPMVMHGKLSPIYHNAQGVFAGLPSPFQATRYHSLVVRREDLPAELEITAWTEDGIIMGLRHRSLPVEGVQFHPESIMTEHGKQMLANFLVETYAHSS; from the coding sequence ATGCGTGTACTGTTGATTGATAACTACGATTCATTTACCTACAATTTGTACCAGTACCTGTGCGAATTGGGAGCAGAGGTCGAAGTTGTGCGGAACGACCAGATAACAGTAACCGAAGTCGCCCAGCGACATCCTGACCGTATCGTGATCAGTCCTGGCCCCTGTACCCCGGCTGAAGCCGGGATTAGCGTCGAAGTCATCCGCCGGTTAGGAAGTCACATCCCTATCCTTGGTGTATGTCTTGGTCATCAGGCAATTGGCGCTGCCTATGGTGGCACCGTTGTGCGCGCACCAATGGTAATGCATGGGAAGCTATCACCGATCTATCACAATGCTCAGGGCGTGTTTGCTGGTTTGCCCTCGCCATTTCAGGCAACACGCTACCATTCGCTCGTGGTGCGACGAGAAGATTTACCGGCTGAATTAGAGATAACGGCGTGGACGGAAGACGGCATTATTATGGGTCTACGTCACCGCTCATTGCCGGTCGAAGGTGTGCAATTCCATCCCGAATCGATCATGACCGAGCATGGGAAACAGATGTTAGCTAATTTTCTGGTCGAAACATACGCTCATAGCAGTTGA
- a CDS encoding SDR family oxidoreductase, protein MEQPFIGKVALVTGAAAGIGRASALAFAREGAKVVVADVNVEGGEETVAMCRAANTDAIFVRCDVAQRSEVEELINRAVDTFGRIDFAHNNAGIEGVQAMLVDYPEEVWDRVIEINLKGVWLCMKYEIRHMLQQGGGAIVNTSSVAGLTGSRGVSAYVASKHGIVGITRAAALEYARNGIRVNAVCPGTIHTAMIDRFTHGDPDMLAQFAEGEPIGRLGTPEEVANAVVWLCSDKASFVTGATLAVDGGRLA, encoded by the coding sequence ATGGAGCAACCTTTCATTGGAAAGGTCGCGCTGGTGACCGGCGCGGCAGCCGGTATTGGGCGCGCTTCAGCACTGGCGTTCGCCCGTGAAGGAGCGAAAGTTGTCGTTGCTGACGTAAATGTTGAAGGCGGTGAAGAGACAGTTGCGATGTGTCGGGCAGCGAACACCGACGCCATATTTGTGCGTTGTGATGTTGCTCAACGCAGTGAGGTTGAAGAGTTGATCAACCGTGCCGTTGATACATTCGGTCGGATCGATTTTGCCCACAACAACGCCGGCATCGAAGGGGTGCAGGCAATGCTGGTCGATTACCCCGAAGAAGTGTGGGATCGGGTGATCGAAATTAATCTCAAAGGTGTGTGGTTGTGCATGAAGTACGAAATTCGGCACATGCTCCAGCAGGGTGGTGGTGCTATTGTCAATACATCATCTGTAGCCGGTCTCACCGGTTCGCGCGGGGTTTCGGCTTATGTAGCCAGTAAACACGGGATCGTTGGCATCACGCGCGCCGCAGCGTTGGAATATGCTCGCAATGGTATTCGGGTAAATGCGGTCTGTCCTGGTACAATCCACACCGCTATGATCGATCGGTTTACTCATGGTGATCCCGACATGCTGGCGCAGTTTGCCGAGGGTGAACCGATTGGCCGCCTGGGCACGCCTGAAGAAGTAGCCAATGCCGTTGTCTGGCTCTGCTCCGATAAGGCCTCGTTCGTTACCGGAGCAACCCTAGCGGTTGACGGGGGCCGATTGGCGTAG